One stretch of Gloeocapsa sp. DLM2.Bin57 DNA includes these proteins:
- a CDS encoding DUF2141 domain-containing protein — MVTNILTVEVSGFRKIKGNLCVALFDNPDSYNDKSNLQPIRSSCLLLVDDPQNLTFSELPYGSYAIAVFHDENEDFQLNTNFLGIPKEGMGFSNNPSIWKGGPDYEAMKFDFTPEQSTIAIKIKYLI; from the coding sequence ATGGTCACTAATATCTTAACCGTTGAAGTTTCTGGTTTTCGCAAGATTAAGGGTAACCTTTGTGTCGCTTTATTCGATAATCCAGACTCTTATAATGATAAAAGTAATCTACAACCGATTAGAAGTTCCTGTCTGTTGTTGGTTGATGATCCTCAAAATCTAACTTTTAGTGAACTTCCCTATGGGAGTTATGCGATCGCTGTTTTTCACGACGAAAATGAGGATTTTCAACTCAATACTAATTTTCTAGGTATTCCTAAAGAAGGTATGGGCTTTTCTAATAATCCTAGCATTTGGAAAGGTGGTCCTGATTATGAAGCGATGAAATTTGATTTTACTCCTGAACAAAGTACCATAGCTATTAAGATTAAATACTTGATTTAG
- a CDS encoding sulfurtransferase, whose protein sequence is MITNSQWLLENLDNPNLIIIDCRFRLSDPAWGYQQYLLSHLPQAYYLDLDLDLSGKLATHGGRHPLPDAAVFTEKLNKIGVNSASIIVAYDDNRFAFAARLWWLLRYFGHQQVMVLDGGFSAWVSSGYPVTSDIPLPKQGNFSPIPQLEKIATREELITSENTPEIVLIDSRASDRYLGKREPLDPVAGHIPGAINFPWLDVSTSEGYFLSSADQEQIWQKLPPHDSIIVYCGSGVTACVNLLSLDSLGITNTKLYLGGWSDWCSYLI, encoded by the coding sequence ATGATTACTAATAGCCAATGGCTTCTCGAAAATCTTGATAACCCTAATTTAATTATTATTGACTGTCGTTTTCGTTTAAGTGATCCTGCTTGGGGCTATCAACAATACTTGTTGAGTCATTTACCCCAAGCTTATTACTTGGACTTAGATTTAGACCTTTCGGGGAAATTAGCTACACATGGTGGACGTCATCCCCTTCCCGATGCTGCTGTTTTTACTGAAAAGTTAAACAAGATAGGGGTAAATTCTGCTAGTATTATTGTAGCTTATGACGATAATAGGTTTGCTTTTGCAGCTCGTCTTTGGTGGCTTTTACGCTATTTTGGACATCAACAAGTAATGGTTTTAGATGGTGGCTTCTCAGCTTGGGTAAGTTCGGGTTATCCTGTAACCTCAGACATTCCCCTACCTAAACAGGGCAATTTTTCCCCTATCCCTCAATTAGAGAAAATAGCTACTAGGGAAGAACTCATCACTAGTGAAAACACCCCTGAGATAGTTTTAATCGATTCTCGTGCAAGCGATCGCTATTTAGGTAAACGAGAACCCCTCGACCCTGTAGCTGGTCATATTCCAGGAGCAATTAATTTCCCTTGGTTAGATGTTTCTACTTCTGAGGGTTATTTTCTCTCATCGGCAGATCAAGAGCAAATCTGGCAAAAACTCCCACCTCATGACTCAATTATCGTTTATTGTGGCTCGGGAGTGACCGCTTGTGTTAATCTTTTATCTCTAGACTCTTTGGGTATTACCAATACAAAATTATATCTAGGTGGTTGGAGTGATTGGTGTTCTTATTTAATTTAA
- a CDS encoding response regulator, producing the protein MTTILIIDDDPSIQVILRRILAPDGYEILVASSGQEGIDLAYQYQPALIICDWKMPGMSGLDVCSKIKCNPQLSATFFILLTSAESNEENKVTGLDGGCDDFLSKSVMRKHHELKARVRAGVRVYSLYQALQQEKRHLEAELEDAAEYVSSILPKPLHCQYIDIDSHFIPSRQLGGDGFDYYWLDQDHLAIYLLDVEGHGIKAAFPSVSILNLLRSQSLNQVNFYYPREVLAGLNRSFPMSEHNQQSFTIWYGVYNRKNHSLVYASAGHPPAVLIATDDYGSVVEKHLITRGASIGFFPESEYRQETCVITPQSRLYVFSDGIYEIDRNPGEFWNLKQFISLLRYQYCSKCNLDDLLAQVRIINGGDDFADDLSIMQVDFR; encoded by the coding sequence ATGACGACTATTTTAATTATTGATGATGATCCAAGCATACAGGTAATCTTAAGGAGGATTCTAGCTCCTGATGGGTATGAGATTTTGGTAGCTAGTAGTGGTCAAGAAGGGATAGATTTAGCTTACCAATATCAACCTGCTTTAATTATCTGTGATTGGAAAATGCCAGGGATGAGTGGTCTAGATGTTTGTAGTAAAATTAAATGTAATCCTCAACTTTCAGCAACTTTTTTTATTCTGTTAACTTCAGCAGAGTCTAATGAGGAAAATAAAGTCACTGGTTTAGATGGGGGTTGTGATGACTTTTTGTCTAAATCGGTGATGCGCAAACATCATGAGTTAAAAGCTAGGGTAAGAGCAGGTGTCAGGGTTTATAGTCTCTATCAAGCACTACAACAGGAGAAAAGACATCTAGAAGCAGAATTAGAAGACGCTGCAGAATATGTTAGCTCTATCTTACCAAAACCTCTTCATTGTCAATATATTGATATTGATTCTCATTTTATTCCTTCCCGTCAATTGGGTGGGGATGGTTTTGACTATTATTGGCTTGATCAAGATCATTTAGCTATTTATTTACTCGATGTGGAAGGACATGGTATTAAAGCTGCTTTTCCTTCTGTTTCTATTTTGAATCTATTACGTTCTCAAAGTTTGAATCAGGTTAATTTTTATTATCCTCGGGAGGTTTTAGCGGGTTTAAATCGCTCTTTTCCCATGAGTGAACATAATCAACAATCTTTCACGATTTGGTATGGGGTTTATAACCGTAAAAATCATAGTTTAGTTTATGCTAGCGCCGGCCATCCACCTGCTGTACTCATTGCTACTGATGATTATGGTAGTGTGGTAGAAAAACATTTAATTACTCGTGGTGCTAGTATTGGTTTTTTTCCCGAATCAGAATATCGTCAAGAAACTTGTGTGATTACTCCTCAATCTAGATTATATGTGTTTAGTGATGGTATTTATGAGATTGATCGCAACCCAGGGGAATTCTGGAACTTGAAGCAATTTATTAGTCTATTGCGCTATCAATACTGTTCTAAGTGTAATCTAGATGATTTGCTCGCACAAGTTCGCATCATTAATGGTGGTGATGATTTTGCTGATGATTTGTCTATTATGCAGGTAGATTTCAGGTAA
- a CDS encoding ferredoxin has protein sequence MSEQYQVTVHHQQEIYNFTVSSDRYILQSAEAQGYQLPFSCRNGACTTCAVKILSGTLAQPEAMGLSPDLQKQGYALLCVSYACSDLVVETQAEDEVYELQFGRYFGRGKVRFGLPLDED, from the coding sequence ATGTCTGAGCAATATCAAGTTACTGTTCATCATCAACAAGAAATCTACAACTTTACCGTTAGTAGCGATCGCTATATTCTCCAAAGTGCGGAAGCGCAGGGTTATCAACTACCTTTTTCCTGTCGTAATGGCGCTTGTACAACTTGTGCGGTTAAAATCCTTTCAGGTACATTAGCACAACCCGAAGCGATGGGATTATCTCCAGACTTACAAAAACAAGGTTACGCTTTATTATGCGTCAGTTATGCTTGTTCTGATTTAGTAGTGGAAACTCAAGCAGAAGATGAGGTCTATGAGTTACAGTTTGGTCGCTACTTTGGTAGGGGTAAAGTGCGTTTTGGTCTTCCTTTAGACGAAGATTAA
- a CDS encoding DUF4168 domain-containing protein — MYLRKLYHLTLLTTVITLCGGVVRAQTLSDEQISNYAQAVMQIESNRQQAYAEIQQIMGENPPDIVCNQPSSYNSLPEDAAQIAIIYCQTSENIVKDTGMTVEQFNQITQQVRQDQELEQKLLDVMRSLQ; from the coding sequence ATGTACTTACGTAAACTCTATCATTTAACTCTACTCACCACTGTAATCACTCTCTGTGGTGGAGTAGTTAGAGCTCAAACCCTGAGTGATGAACAGATTAGTAATTACGCTCAAGCAGTAATGCAGATTGAATCTAATCGTCAGCAAGCTTATGCTGAAATTCAACAGATTATGGGGGAGAATCCCCCAGACATAGTCTGTAATCAACCGAGTAGCTATAATAGTCTTCCAGAAGATGCAGCTCAAATAGCGATAATCTATTGTCAAACTTCCGAAAATATCGTTAAAGATACGGGTATGACTGTGGAGCAGTTTAACCAGATTACCCAACAGGTTAGACAAGATCAAGAGTTAGAGCAAAAACTACTAGATGTTATGAGAAGTTTACAATAA
- a CDS encoding Photosystem II manganese-stabilizing polypeptide, producing the protein MKYRGLITTFLLVICFGLISACSDAPDTTVFNREDYTYDQIVNTGLANKCPELPESARGSLPIKANETYAFEELCIEPQKYAVKEESGIKRKEAEFISAKALTRYTSSLEQINGTIKVSDNGVLTLKEDSGIDFQAVTVQLPGGEQVPFLFTVKQLVAQTEPGFSSINTSTNFKGKFNVPSYRGNVFLDPKGRGAASGYENAVALPSQADSEEFLASNIKRLDKGKGEISLSITKIDSETGEIAGLFESIQPSDTDLGAKEAVDVKIKGTFYARIKSQA; encoded by the coding sequence ATGAAATACCGTGGCTTGATTACCACTTTTTTACTGGTGATATGTTTTGGGTTGATCTCTGCTTGCTCTGACGCACCAGATACTACTGTTTTTAACAGAGAAGATTACACATACGATCAGATTGTTAATACAGGATTAGCCAATAAATGTCCCGAACTTCCCGAAAGCGCGCGGGGATCTCTTCCTATTAAAGCTAACGAGACTTACGCCTTTGAAGAGTTATGTATCGAACCTCAAAAATACGCCGTTAAAGAAGAAAGCGGAATTAAGCGTAAAGAAGCTGAATTTATCTCGGCTAAAGCTTTAACTCGCTATACTTCTAGTTTGGAACAAATTAACGGTACAATCAAAGTAAGTGACAATGGTGTATTAACCCTCAAAGAAGATAGCGGCATTGACTTCCAAGCAGTTACTGTTCAACTACCAGGTGGAGAACAAGTACCCTTTTTATTCACCGTTAAACAATTAGTAGCTCAGACTGAACCAGGTTTTAGCAGTATTAACACCTCTACCAACTTTAAAGGAAAGTTTAACGTTCCCTCCTATCGTGGTAACGTTTTCCTAGATCCTAAAGGTCGTGGTGCAGCTAGTGGTTATGAAAACGCTGTAGCGCTTCCTTCTCAAGCTGATAGCGAAGAGTTCCTAGCGTCTAACATCAAACGCTTAGATAAAGGAAAAGGAGAAATCTCTCTATCTATCACTAAAATCGATAGTGAAACTGGAGAAATCGCTGGTCTTTTTGAGAGTATTCAGCCCTCTGATACTGATTTAGGAGCAAAAGAAGCAGTAGATGTAAAAATTAAGGGTACTTTTTACGCTCGTATTAAATCACAAGCTTAG
- the fetB gene encoding iron export ABC transporter permease subunit FetB produces MPNIIELDVEDLVYSLGIMAMAIALVRWHRLGLESQLILATGRSLLQLMVVGYFLTIIFALNNPLLVVLLLGVMLTIAAIVARNRISQKLKGLIPTVWLSLLAGSAFTLAYALLLIIQPNPWYEPQYLIPLMGMVLGQAMNSASVAGERLVSLITRNRQEIETHLCLGATPTQAIVSYRQEAIRAGFIPILNQMMVVGIVSLPGMFTGQVLAGANPLNAASYQILILFMIALSNLITLLLVTRGISRQFFNQDAQLIY; encoded by the coding sequence ATGCCTAATATAATTGAGTTAGATGTTGAAGATTTAGTCTATTCCTTGGGGATAATGGCAATGGCGATCGCTCTAGTACGTTGGCATCGGCTTGGGTTAGAATCTCAGTTAATCTTGGCTACGGGGCGATCGCTGTTACAATTAATGGTGGTAGGTTATTTTCTAACCATCATTTTTGCTTTAAACAATCCGCTCCTAGTAGTATTACTACTAGGGGTTATGTTAACTATCGCAGCCATAGTAGCGCGCAATCGGATTAGTCAAAAGCTTAAGGGTTTAATTCCCACTGTCTGGCTATCTTTGTTAGCAGGTAGTGCTTTTACCCTAGCTTACGCTCTGTTATTAATTATCCAACCTAATCCCTGGTATGAACCCCAATATTTAATACCTCTGATGGGAATGGTTTTAGGTCAAGCTATGAATAGTGCTTCTGTAGCGGGAGAGCGTTTAGTCAGTTTAATCACCAGAAATCGTCAAGAAATAGAAACCCATCTCTGTTTAGGTGCTACCCCTACTCAAGCGATTGTTTCCTATCGACAAGAAGCGATTCGCGCGGGTTTTATTCCTATCCTTAATCAAATGATGGTGGTGGGAATTGTGAGCTTACCTGGGATGTTTACAGGACAAGTTTTAGCAGGTGCTAACCCTTTGAATGCAGCTTCTTATCAAATTTTGATTTTATTTATGATAGCACTTAGTAATCTCATTACTTTATTGCTAGTAACTAGAGGTATTAGTCGTCAATTTTTTAATCAAGATGCTCAATTGATCTATTAA